A DNA window from Jaculus jaculus isolate mJacJac1 chromosome 1, mJacJac1.mat.Y.cur, whole genome shotgun sequence contains the following coding sequences:
- the LOC105944620 gene encoding LOW QUALITY PROTEIN: exportin-T-like (The sequence of the model RefSeq protein was modified relative to this genomic sequence to represent the inferred CDS: inserted 3 bases in 2 codons; substituted 1 base at 1 genomic stop codon), which yields MWQETRIVHQLLSPEARIKTGFFSIDQEEDVDFLARFSKLVNGMGQSLIVSWTKLIKNGDIKNAQEALQAIETKVALMLQLLVHEDDDISSNIIGFCYDYLHILKQLTVXSDQQKANVEAIMLVVMKKLTYDEEYNFENEGEDEAMFVEYRKQLKLLLDRLAQVSPELLLASVHRVFSATVQNWQTTRFMEVEVAIRLLYMLAEALPVSHGAHFSGDVSKASALQDMMRTLVTSGVSSYRHTSMTLEFFETVVRYEKFFTVEPQHIPCVLMAFXDHRGLWHSSAKVRSRTAYLFSRFVKSLNKQMNPFIEDILNRIQDLLTLSPSENGYQSLLSSNDQLFIYETAGVLIVNSEYPAERKQGLMRNLLTPLMEKFKILLEKLMLAQDEERQASLADCLNHAVGFASRTSKAFSNKQTVKQCGCSKVYLDCLQTFLPALSCPLQKDILRSGVRTFLHRMIICLEKEVLPFIPSASEHMLKDCEAKDLQEFIPLINQITAKFKIQVSPFLQPMFMPLLHAIFEVLFXPAEDNNQSAALEKQMLWRSYFVFLQTVTGSRMSEVIANQGAENVERVLVTVIQGAVEYPDPTAQQTCFIILSKLVELWVGKDGPVGFADFVYKHIVPAYFLAPLKQTFDLAEAQTVLAFSECAVTLKTIHLRRGPECVQYLQQEYLPSLQAAPEIIQEFCQALQQPDAKVFKNYLKVFFQRAKP from the exons ATGTGGCAAGAGACAAGGATAGTTCACCAACTGCTGTCACCAGAGG CAAGAATAAAAACAGGGTTTTTCAGCATTGACCAGGAAGAAGATGTGGATTTCCTGGCAAGATTTTCTAAGCTGGTAAATGGAATGGGACAGTCATTGATAGTTAGCTGGACTAAATTAATTAAGAATGGAGATATCAAGAATGCTCAAGAGGCACTCCAGGCTATCGAGACAAAAGTGGCACTTATGTTACAGCTGCTAGTTCATGAGGATGATGACATTTCTTCTAACATTATTGGGTTTTGTTATGATTATCTTCATATTTTGAAACAGCTTACAGT CTCAGATCAGCAAAAAGCTAATGTAGAGGCAATCATGTTGGTTGTCATGAAAAAACTGACTTATGATGAAGAATATAACTTTGAAAATGAGGGTGAAGATGAAGCCATGTTTGTAGAATATAGAAAACAACTAAAGTTACTGCTGGACAGACTTGCTCAAGTTTCACCAGAGTTACTGCTGGCTTCTGTTCACAGAGTTTTTAGTGCCACAGTGCAGAACTGGCAGACTACACGGTTTATGGAAGTTGAAGTAGCAATAAGATTGCTGTATATGTTGGCAGAAGCTCTTCCAGTGTCCCATGGTGCTCACTTCTCAGGTGATGTTTCAAAAGCTAGTGCTTTGCAGGATATGATGCGAACTTTGGTGACATCAGGCGTTAGTTCCTATCGGCATACATCTATGACACTGGAGTTCTTTGAAACTGTTGTTAGATATGAAAAGTTTTTCACAGTTGAACCTCAACACATTCCGTGTGTATTAATGGCCT CTGATCACAGGGGTCTGTGGCATTCTAGTGCTAAAGTCCGGAGCAGAACTGCCTACTTATTTTCTAGATTTGTCAAATCtctcaataaacaaatgaatcCTTTCATTGAGGATATTTTGAATAGAATACAAGATTTATTAACCCTTTCTCCATCTGAGAATGGTTACCAGTCCTTATTGAGTAGCAATGAtcaactatttatttatgaaacagcTGGAGTGCTGATTGTTAATAGTGAATACCCAGCAGAAAGGAAGCAAGGATTAATGAGGAATCTGTTGACTCCACTAATGGAAAAGTTTAAAATTCTGTTGGAAAAACTGATGCTGGCACAAGATGAAGAAAGACAAGCATCTCTTGCAGATTGTCTCAACCATGCTGTTGGATTTGCCAGTCGAACCAGCAAAGCTTTCAGCAACAAGCAGACTGTGAAACAGTGTGGCTGCTCCAAAGTTTATCTGGACTGTTTGCAGACGTTCCTGCCAGCCCTCAGTTGTCCCTTACAAAAGGATATTCTTAGAAGTGGAGTTCGCACATTCCTTCATCGAATGATTATTTGCCTTGAGAAAGAAGTTCTTCCATTCATCCCATCTGCCTCAGAACACATGCTCAAAGACTGTGAAGCAAAAGACCTCCAGGAATTCATTCCACTAATCAACCAGATTACAGCCAAATTTaagattcaggtatccccatttCTACAACCGATGTTCATGCCCCTGCTTCATGCAATTTTTGAAGTTCTGTTCTAGCCAGCAGAAGACAATAACCAGTCTGCAGCATTAGAGAAGCAGATGTTGTGGAGGAGCTATTTCGTCTTTCTGCAGACTGTCACTGGCAGCAGAATGAGCGAAGTTATCGCAAATCAAGGTGCAGAGAACGTAGAACGAGTGCTGGTTACCGTCATCCAAGGAGCAGTTGAGTACCCAGATCCCACTGCCCAGCAAACATGCTTCATCATCCTCTCAAAGCTTGTGGAGCTCTGGGTAGGTAAAGATGGACCAGTGGGATTTGCTGATTTTGTTTATAAGCACATTGTCCCTGCATATTTCCTAGCGCCTTTAAAACAAACCTTTGACCTGGCAGAAGCACAAACAGTATTGGCATTTTCTGAATGTGCCGTGACACTGAAAACAATTCATCTCAGACGGGGTCCAGAATGTGTTCAGTATCTCCAACAAGAATACCTGCCGTCTTTACAAGCAGCTCCAGAAATAATTCAGGAGTTCTGTCAAGCACTTCAGCAGCCTGAtgctaaagtttttaaaaattacctaaagGTATTCTTCCAGAGAGCAAAGCCCTAA